From the genome of Chionomys nivalis chromosome 9, mChiNiv1.1, whole genome shotgun sequence:
AGGAGAGATCTTTGTAATATGAAGTATACCAGGCTTACCAgccccaaacaaaaaagaaagagataaagttGTTTTCCAGGCTCTCAGTTCAGTACCACTCAAGGGTGGACAGCTCCCTCGCCCAAGGACTGGTAAACATTGAAAAAGTAAAGATCAGGGACTTGCCATTAGTGACTTAGCCTATGAGaacctctctccccctccttttcctctgctCAGGATCCTGTTGACTGTGGTGGTGATCTTCCGGATACTCATTGTGGCCATTGTGGGGGAGACGGTGTACGATGATGAGCAGACCATGTTTGTGTGCAACACCCTGCAGCCCGGCTGTAACCAGGCCTGCTATGACCGCGCCTTTCCCATCTCCCATATCCGTTATTGGGTCTTCCAGATTATAATGGTGTGCACCCCCAGTCTCTGTTTCATCACCTATTCTGTGCATCAGTCGGCCAAGCAGAGAGAGCGCCGGTACTCTACTGTCTTCCTAGCCCTGGACAGAGACCCCACTGAGTCTATAGGGGGACCTGGAGGAACTGGGGTTGGGGGCAGTGGTGGGAGCAAGCGAGAAGATAAGAAGTTGCAAAATGCCATTGTGAATGGGGTGCTGCAGAACACAGAGAACACCAGTAAGGAGACAGAACCAGATTGCTTAGAGGTTAAAGAGCTGACTCCACATCCATCAGGGCTGCGCACAGCAGCAAGGTCCAAGCTCCGAAGACAGGAAGGTATCTCCCGCTTCTACATCATCCAAGTGGTATTCCGAAATGCTCTGGAAATTGGGTTTCTGGTGGGCCAATACTTTCTATATGGCTTCAGTGTCCCAGGGTTGTATGAGTGTAACAGATATCCCTGCATCAAGGAGGTGGAATGTTACGTGTCTAGACCTACTGAGAAGACAGTCTTTCTGGTGTTCATGTTTGCTGTGAGCGGCATTTGTGTGGTGCTCAATCTGGCTGAACTTAACCATCTGGGATGGCGCAAGATCAAACTGGCTGTCCGGGGAGCCCAGGCCAAGAGAAAGTCAGTCTATGAGATACGTAACAAAGACCTGCCTCGAGTCAGTGTTCCCAATTTCGGCAGGACTCAGTCCAGTGATTCTGCCTATGTGTGAAAAAGGCAGGTTTGGCGAAGGCCTGCTGAGTGGCGAGGAGCCCCAAGGCAGATGACGGCTTGAGGGGAGCAGAACTGCCCTCACTTCTGTGATGCTCACTGTCAAGGTCTAGGATGCGGATACTAAGGGGTCTTCATCAGCACAGAGGAAAGGTAGAACTGCCATCACATGTCATACCATCGATCAGTTCTACAGAGACAACTGGGAAGAGTGACAAGATGACTGAGCTGGACTTCCTTGGGCCTTTCTCTTTAATGGCCCTTCCTGCTCCAGACGACTGTGGACTGGCGCAGCTGCCAAGCAAGACTTAGCTCTGCTGAGCTCTGTATTCTGGTGAATGGCATGAGTCAAATACTCATTGATATAAAATTTGTGACCCATCTCAGCACATCCCTTTATCCTGggctgcaggaaaaaaaaaaaccatccctgAAGATCTTTCTCCCTCATCAGCATGCCCCTTTCTCTCAAACCCAGGATAGCATGCCagcttttctgcttccttgatCTGGCCTTATATTAGCCCTAACACAGTTCATCTGCAAGCTAGAGGGAATTACATGGGGTGCTTTTTGGATACTGGCCAGGGCAGAGGTTTGCAGTAGAGCCCCATATGACTGGCCCTTAGTCATTATGAAAACCTTAGGAATGTCTCAATATTTCCAATTTTTTAAACTCAAATTGCACTGGTGCTGTTTATTAGGgttgggggatgggagggagggactATCAACCCCACTTCTGTGAGATGGTCATTTCACTGTTGAGCATGTGTTTATGAGCCTTGGGATATTTCTGCCTTCTAGGTTATGGACTGTGGATAGTGTTAACAAATGCGGTTTCTGTTGAAACGGAGGGTACCTACTCAAGCCACAGAATTTCTAACTGACAGATctcactcatttttttcttacctAATTTTGCTGTGTTACACGGCTGCACATCATTTTGCCATGGTTTGAACTTACCTGTGTGCTCACACCAGAGACCTTAATCAGCCCTTGTCAATCCCAACTTCTTAcatcatcagtttttttttttaacacacacacaatcactggCTTAACAAACCTAGAAGTAAACATTATTGGCTAATATGTGTTTATGAATACTTATTTGAGACATATACCAAAGGTTCAAAAAACCTGTTGTTTGGACTGAGACAATTTTCCTCTGTTGCTCTTATTTATTTAAGTGCCAGATTCCACCCTTCACACCCACTGTGTATTTAGCTAAAGCACTAGGCAAGAGTAGTATTCAGATAATATGTTTCTATGGAAGCCCTCTGTTTCCTTtgaattattattactactactactattattaattattattatgggTTTTTTGATTTAGATATGGATGTGGTATGTTATACAACTGaggatttgtttaaaataaagttcTTGCCTTTTTTGTAAACTGGGAAGAGCCtgcatttttctattttgatcAGAGTTCTCTTTGctgaaataaatgttcaaaatgttACAATGGAGGGACATTTGGTACAGGAACTGGACAATAGATGAAACACATCTGAGGGATAAATAACGAAGTCCAGTCCTCCTTGAGCAGAGAAAGGGAAGCTGAAAACTTTTAGGAATGTCTAAATGTGAATGGTAGCATGCTTAAGTGTTATGTCCTAACTTCCTTTCTGACTTTAGCCTGCCATTTCTCTGTCTGTGTAAGATTATTTCTTGGATACAAATGTCAATGATACTGAACTGACCACAGTCTCTCTATTTaggagaggattttttttctctttttcaccaTGAATTGTCACAGTTGGCAGGCACACTGTTCAACCCTTTAGAACCTGGTGTCTAAACAGGCATCAAAAGGCTTCCTCTAGACTAGCACTGTCTGGTAGGACTTCTGCAGTGATGGCATCTAATCTTGAAACAGACAGCTACATACGACTATGGAGATCTTAAAATGTGTTTAGTGCAGCTGAAGAACAGAATCTCCAATCTGATTTAACTTTGGCAGACTTAAAGAGCTAGGATGGTTAGCTGCCCCAGTATCACACCACACTGTTCTAAACTTGTTAATTGGCCATTTTTGCTGAATCTTTAAATGGGGATAGGTCTTTTGTCTATACATCATAAGACCTTTCTAACTGAATCATTTTATAGTTTCTCGTCTTTCCTACTTGTGGTCCTGTTTCTGTAGACTGATGTTCTTCCTCTGTTCTTTATCTTTATACATGTTCTAATCTTAATGAGCACTTGGTTTGAACAGCAGGAAACAGTATAGAATTTCCCCGGGGTGGTTGTTTTTCCAACACAACGGTTACACCTTTTAACTGTGGCCATGTCAATGCCAGTTTTAGAATGAAAATGTGTCTATTTCAATCTATAGGTTTCCATCTGCAGGATAAATAAGCAGTTGAAGATGATTATCCCTGAGTAAAGAAACAGATTCTCCTCTGCCTTGTGTTTGGTAAGCTAAAAATGTTTCAAGACACCTCCCAGAGCTGAAGGAAGAGTGTCGCTTGAACACTCTTAGCATATGCTTGGGTGTGAAAGAAATGGGGATCTGTGTGGAAAACAAGGTCTGTTGTATTTATGTCTCGATGGAGGATTAACAGAGGAGTGGTTCCTGGTAGGCACACATCCCTCATCCATGAAGCTCGTCTATTGCAGGTGTTTGCTGCTTCGAAACACAAGCAAGGCAAGGGTTAGTAACTCATGATAACTCACGGAAAGAAAGCATGGAGATGCCCCACAGAATGTGTCACTTTTTATCTCGTGAAAACATTACATGGATGGGTTGATGGTTCACATAGCTGTGTGATGGATGTGACCTTAATTTTTATCTCGAGAAAGGATGCCACTGACACAGTCTTTTAAGTTCCTGAGCTTTTTGGTTAGCTTTAAGTCCATGcacaaatatgtacacatgtgtgtctgtgcatgtgtgtgtgtgtgtctgtgtgtgtgtacgttgGTGGAGCAGTGGAGTGGTGGTCCATGAACTGGATTTAAAAGTTTGGCAAGTAGCTTGGAGGGATTAAGTTACTTAGTCTCAGGATAACAGAGTGACACAGAcaacagaaattattttcttacgGCTTCTAGAAGGTAAAAGCCCAAGCCAAGGTGTTGGTGGGTTGGTGTCCTCTTCATGAAGGCTACAGTCTCACTGTGGATGTGAAATTCATTTGGATGTGCACACATCTCAAGTTCTCTGTGTTCAATGTCCTCTCTTCTGAGGACACTGCTAGGTTGGCTTGGGTTTCGTTTTTAACTCACCCCTTTCTCAGAGGTGTGTGAATGAGAGAGGGTCTCATTCCATAGCCTAGATGGTCTTGATTTACCCCAAATCCTTGTGCGTTTTCTCACGTGTAGGGATGGTGTAGCTCACCAGGCCTGACTATGGTGATCTTCTAAATTCATTACAGTTAGAGGCCTTATCTCCAAATACAGCAACATTCTGATATGCTGGTGTCAGAGCTTCTACATGGTAATTTGGAAGGACACATTATAACCATAAttagttttatttacttattcattcatttttatataccaatcccagttcccccaccctcttctcctgctccctctcttctccttatCCCATTtgctccttagagagggtaaggcctaaATGAAACCACTTTTGAGAATAAGGACAGAGTAGGTAATTGAATGGAACATCAGGACAGTGGGGATATATCAGACTGCCCCGGGGCAACCAAGTTTCCTGGAACAGAGCCAGGAAACCTAAAGAAACAAGGATAATACCACTAAATGTAGTCCTTGAGGTCTATGAAAATGCAACTTCTCAGGTGGAAAGATCAAATTTTCAGTCAATAGTAATGAAGAAAAATGCATCAATTTCTTTGCTTCATTTCATGCCGCCGTTCAAAGCTGGCTGGTGCTATGAGCTAAGAATCGCTATGGTTCATTCTTCCACTCTtagggataaaacctgatgaGCCTGAAACATTAACACAAGATCTTAAGAATCAGTTACatagaggagggaaagggaagggtgaGGCTCTCACCATGCTAAATGCATCTGGGGTTCACGACAAGAAGCTATAGATGGATGACTGGCAGGAATTCTCAAGGCCTTTAGAGTAGCCATGGTCCCAAGTTGGGATTTCCATGGAACACAAGGATCTGGGCAGGGAACAGCCTGGAGTGGACAGGAGAGGAGGAGTGGTGTTAGGAAGCCAAGAGAGATGGAGTCAAAGGAAGAATGTTTGTAGTGACTTCAACTTCCACTGAGCGTTTATGTAAATGAGAGTTTTAACTAAATGAAGACTCAGACTCATCAGCTGGATGTGGTGagtagcaaggcagaacttatcATGAATTATCCTACACACTTCCAGCCCTCAGAAGATTGGGTAGAAAGAATGGCAGCAATGAGTAAATGATCAACCCATCCCAGACAGTGCTCTGGGAGTCAGCAGAGCCTGGCACATCAGCCTTGTCCTCGCCCAAAGCTTACCCTAGCAGGTTGCTCTACTCTAGGAGAGGGTGTGGTAGTTGAACAGACTAGGTTGAGCCAAGGCTAAGTGAGTAGTCATGACTAAAATGATCCAGTGCTTCTTGAAGCTTTGGACCTTTAAGGACAGTACCAGAGAAACATTGGTATAACATTAGAGATGATGCTAACTTGCCATAGGCCAGACAACATCTCATCCGGGCCCCTGCCTCAAGTCTCTGGCACCTGGGAGGAGCAAAGTGTAGGAAGTAGACCTTATTCTTGCTGATTCCAACCACAAGCAGCCTTACCTGCATCATGTTTAACGTTACCTATCAAGGGCCACCATTTGTCAGCATGCTACAGAAACTCTCCCTTCCAACTTCACTTGAAAGGGCCAAATGTCCTAAAATATTAAGCAGCAGAAAGTCATTCAGTTTAGTTCAGTAATATATTGAGCGTCAGTGGACTGTAATCCCCTGGATGGTGTCATGAGAATTCTCCTCCCTTCACAGGGCCTCCAGTCAGCCAGCGGAAAGGCCAACAATAATCTCCAACAGCAGAATGTGATCTGTGATTGTCAAGTTTCAAAACCTGGGTACTAGGGAGGAAGATTCTGTATCTGCttcatgtgtatgtgaatgcttgccgtgtgtgtgtgtgtgtgtgtgtgtgtgtgtgtgtgcatgtgagtgtagtcGGGTTATGGGGATGAAGTGGGACAGAAAAGCTTCAATCAACAAGGCACAGGAAAACTTCACTGAACATTTTTGctactttgtttgttttgtttttgctgctgttgttttgtcaAGATGATGAGAAAGTCTCGGAGCTCCTAGCTCAGACCAGCCTTCATTCCATGAATGGCAAGTACTGTTTGCCATCTGTGAGGAAAGTCCTGTGCTATCCCAACATAGTTTAGTGGGCAGCTGCTGGGCACCAGCCCCCTTCCCTGTGGACAGCCAGCCTGACCCGAAACAGGACAGTGACTGGGGACCACTGTTAGCTAAACAGGTGCACAGACTGAAGCTGGGTAAATCCCTAGAAGCTGTGACCTGGTATTGGTTTGTTGAGGATGACCAGCCTGTGTGCGAGTTTAGGGTCGGCAGCAGAGATAACGTCTGGGACCTGGCGTAGATTCAGAGCAGGTAGAAGGGGTCTGAGAAGTTTAACTCTATTCCCCTTCTCAGTGTCAGTTAAAGGTGCTGTGTGGAATGTATGGTTGGTAGTGGAGGACCTGGGTCTGGGATCCTGGGGCCAGGAGGGAGGCTAGAGAGACATAGGCTTATGCTACAGGGCTAGGAACTTGAATCACTTGGAGAAAGCCATGGAACAGACATATCTCATCATAAAGGGGTTATTAGGAAGGTCTAACTCCAAAGAGAAGTTAGGGACCCACAGAGATGTGACTTCTGTCTGGGGAAGATGTGGAGGATAGGAGGAGGGATATTTTCCCTGGGGTTCATAATAGGAAGTGCGAAGTGAGTCTGGAAAGTGAGTGGACTGTGTTACGCACAGGGTAAGGGAAGCCATGCCGATCTGAGCAGACAATGTGAGAAGGCATCTTTCAGCATAGCCTCTCGCTGCTTGTATTGAGCGGTGCCAGGTCCCCAGGCACAGTCACACTGTCCTGTCTCACTATGCAGAGGCTCGTTGCACCCATCTCAGGATCAGTTTTGATTTGGAAAACACATTTCAATCTCAACAGTAAGGGATTGGAGCAAATATCCAGGGTGATGGTTGGGGATTTGGCAGCACGGCCCCACTAACATTAGTGGGAGTTAGTCAGCTAAATCCCACACATGGAACAGAATCCTGTATTTATTCTTCATGATGACCTTCCTGATGTAAATTGATACAATATTTCAGAACCACTTAGACCGATTAAGCTTTGTAGAATCTACCTCTTCTAAAAGGAAAATCTTTCTGGAAATGGCTGCTTTGTGCACTGAAATGTTTGTGTTTGAGGGCGACTGTGGCCAATAGGAACATATGGGTACCTAAATATAGACATGGTGAGTTTTGATACCTCTGAGACATTGGATCTAGGGAGCTTTATCTGTTCTACCTGCCTCCAGGTGGGGGCCCACAGTTTTGCAAATTATTGCCTTCTCCAAAGGACATCTTCTTTCTTGtacaattttgtattttctcttcatttttcattctcTCTGGGACAATGAAAGAAATTCGCAGTGACTTTTTATATGAAATCTGAATGGCCGGAAGAGTCTGTTGAGCTCAGTAATGGCAAACAGATGCCAGTTTACTATGCGTTGAGTTCCACAGTCACAGGAGTGACCTCACTCGGTTCTCAGCCACAGGCCTGGGCAGAGAGTGTTGATAATTATTAGACCCATTTTCAGATGAAAAACTTAAGACATCCAGATGTCCCATCGGGTCATATAGCTGTTGTGTGACCATGGTCAGAATCGAGCTTATCCATCCCATACTGAAGCCAAGTTCTCACATTACAAGACAGCTGTCAGGTGAGGTCACAGGAAGCCTGGCGTGTGGTCATCTCATATTCTTCTTGACACATCTTCAGTGCGgcatttcctccttcccctcttcacttaaagatttctatttctccttaagataaaaaaaaagtatatgtatgtgcttgagtttatgtgtaccacacgCCACGCAGGTGCCTAAGAaggccagattccctggaattggaggcgctggtggttgtgagccacccactgtggatgctgggaactgaacccaggtcccttgCAAGAGCAGTGTACTTACAACTTCAgagctctctctccacccccagaaGTTCTTTTTTATACATTGTAATACAGCATAAGACCACAAGGCTTTCAAAGGCCATCCACTTTCTTTTTGTAGTGCTTGGCATAAAATGAGGTCTCACAAATGCTAATTGATTATATAAATAGCTAAAGGTATAGGATCACACAAGCTTGAGGCAGACAGAGAAGTAGATGGTTCCATTCAGTCTTTCATTTCATAGATGCAACTCGGTTCAAGAAAGCAAGTTTATAGACAGAATTCTGGGCTAGATGTTAGTCAAGGCAGAGTAGGATTAAGAAAATGGATATCTCGGACTACAGGAAAGATTACCCTGGAATGGACAAGGGTCATTAGCTGTTATTGGCAGAGTTCTCAGACTCAAAGCCTAGATCTATTGCTAGGCACAGGTTATGTGAATCTTGTTTCAGGTAAGCACAGCTTGACAACCCTGTTATACGAGTCTTTTGGCCTTAGTCTATGTCAGATGATGAACTTAAGGGAAATTTCCTATGGTTTGGGCCCATGCTCCGTGTATATTATCTATTGTGTAAATCTATATCTGGTACCACGTTAGACATCTCTACTCCTGGCATACCGTGAGAAACCACGTTTTGGCGCTTTCCTTTTAGAATGTCTGGGTAACATAACTGTCTTTGATGGGTCCCAGGCTCTTTAAGCCATGAAATAGCTCTGTGCCTCTCATCCTGCCTCAACAAAGACTCCCAGATGCCCGTCtcttcctgggggggggggggaacactgCTTGTCTGTGATGCATATTTAGTGATCCATGTTTCAAGGAAATTACTAAAAttgtctttcttcctgttttttcccctttccatTGCTGTGCTTTCCATGAAAGATGGTCAATggattcatttatgtatttactgaaTAGAGTCTTTTCAGTTGTTCACTGCTGAGTTAGCACTAAGAACACTGTGGTGATTTTGTCCCTAATGTCCCCCATAGCCACAAGTGTTTGAACATCCAGTCTCAGGCACATTGAACTGTTTTCGTAGGTCACTGGGCCAGACTGATGGAAGTAGGTTCCCGAAAGGTGGCCCATTCAAGATTCTAGCCTgcgcctgcttctgcccccataCTGACTGTCTGCTTCCCCATCAGTGGACATATGAGACGCTTCTGCCACACTCTCCATGAACCCCATCATGTGTTCCTTGTTGTGATGAATAGAGAATGGAATGTAACCACGTAGAAACTGAAGTGGATATCCCGGAGAAGCAGACGGGCCTCACCTGCAGGCATGCCAACTGGCTTCTAGGAGCTCAGACATGGGCAAGGAAGCTGAACGTCTTTCTTGTCTCTTCAAATGGTGGCATTTACTTTCACATCATTACAAAAGTAATTTATatccaggacagagaaaagcacaataaaaaaaaaaatacacccgCAGAGAGCCATTGTTGAACTGTACCTGTCCATTGTGAACCTGTGTAGGCCACTGCTAGGTTTGCCACAGATAAGACATCTGTGGAGTTAAGGCCACACTGTATATATATGATTTGTAGCACTTTTCCCGCTTAGAGATGGACTAACATCTTCCATATCAGTCAACGTACCGTAACATAATTTTGATTGATTAATGGCCATGCTGGTTCCACAGATTTACTTGAGCAACTCCCTAGCTGTGGATATCTGGGTTGTTATGAGTTATAGCTTTTACACCAATAGAAAATTAACGTTGTCGGTACATTTTTTCAGCTCTTCAAAGAGATGTCTATGAGCAGTCAATAAAATTGTTCAAGGAGCAGATAGTCTTGTAATTCTAGCAAAGCAAGCTTATATAATAGGAAGACATATGCACTCTTTTCATATTTTGTCTTGAGACAAAGGGTGAAGACAAAAGTAATTTGggagtttatgtgtgcatgtgtgataccTGCATGTTGATCTGTACACATGAGGCTGAGCGCACATCTGCCAAGACTCACACAGAAGTCAAAGCACACCTTCACGCTGGTCCTCCCCTTTCACCTTGTGTGACGGAGAGGCTCTCACTGTTTGTCATTGAACACACAAGATGGCCAGCCTCTGCGTCTCCATGGATTCGCCTTTCTCTACCTAACTCCTCCCCACAGAGGTACTGAACTTACACAGAATTATGCTACTGGCTGTACGTagattctggggattcaaactcagatcttcacttATGCTGCAAaccctttaaccactgagtcatttctgcaGCCTAGAGATTCATCTTTCTGTTTCACATAAAGCAATCAGTGCATGTTATGTAAGTcggtgtctgtgcatgtgtgtatgtgtgcatgcatgtacacatgtgtgagtgcCAACAATTAACTTTCTAATACAAGCTGTCAGTACAGAGACCTTCAGTGCCAGTGACTCCTAAGTTTGAAGTGAAAGTCTTGTCCCAAAGATTGAGGTTGAACACAATGCATCACCCACCCAGGGGTTGATtctcaaggccctgtgagaaaacacacacGTATAGTCAGGCTTTCATTAAGCTAAATGCAGCCCATGTCTTGGACAAGAGCTAGGCAGGGCTAAGGGAGTCATCTCATTGGaaccagactaagagattggagcTTAGCTGGTTTGTCCTGGGGAGGGGTGAAGCTCCAGCTCCAGGTcacagaggtggctcagcatctgaGTCACAGGGGTTTGAAATGCTTCCTACTGGGTCCGAAGCCAAAAAGCGAGTGACTGAGAGGGAAGCTTCATAAGTCAGCAAATGCGAATACTCACACAGGCCCCTTTGGAGGGCCACATGTTGCACGTCGGAGCATAAGAACAGGGCGAGAAGAACACTTAAGACCGCCAGTCTTTCTTAGGAAGAACAAGCATTTCTAAAGGAGCCCATTTGTGGGTTTGGATTCTTTTTTCCAAGTATCTCTGAAATTTAAGTGAAGGTACATTTGATAAAAATAGCAGTTTGCTTCTGGAAGCCTGGGTGCTAATGAGCTCAGCAGGTATTTAGTCCTCGCTTtggtctgtttgctttctttaccTCACCTCTCTCTGATGCTCCTGGGGTCCCAGGGTGTTGAGAGGAGGGTGGctgttactttaaaaagaatttcctAAGTGAGAAAATGCAATGATGTAAGGAATTCTTTTTTAAGGAACTGGGTAGAAAAGATAATACATCAGCAAAGTGGGGACTGTGGGCAAGGGTACCACCTTTCTTAAATGCaatgctttgttttaaaaaaaatgacaggataCTTTgcaagatattttttaattttaaaaagaagaaacggGTAATGGAAAATGAACTCCTGCTTCCCTACCTGCCCACTTTGTGGAGATAAATGACAGGCAACCAGACAGCAGCTGCAAATATAGTTTTAGATGCTAACTATAAAAATACCCAAGATCCTAATAATATAGTACTACTCAATGGCCATCTCTCACTGTTTAAACTTCTTTGTGCTCAGTCTGTCTTTGTTGAGCCCACTGATAGGTCAGACACTGAATTAACATCTCGGCTCTTTCCCTGTCTAGTTGTGTGAGTCAGGAAGTTATGGAACTGGCTAAGACCTGGTTTCTACATCTGTAAAGTGAGAATAATAAAACCATCGATTTCATTGGATTATTGGAagttttaaatttgattattttcaagaGTTCATCATGGTGCCTGAGACATGCCCAAGAGTTTGCTAAATGTTACTTCTCTGTCACAGTAACGATTATCTGTTAGTGAGAAACTAGGCACTTTTCTTCGGTCATTGTCACATGGAGCCCTTTGTGCAAGAAGATACTAAGAACATGCAAGAAAGCATTtgggaagccgggcgatggtggtgcacgcctttaatcccagcactcgggaggcagaggcaggcggatctctgtgagttcgagaccagcctggtctacagagctagttccaggacaggctccaaagccacagagaaaccctgtcttgaaaaaccaaaaaaaaaaaaaaaaaaaaaaaaaagaaagaaaaaaaagaaagaaagcatttgggAAAGGAAGACCGTTTCTTTCTGCATCCCATAGTTGATCTCTGTCCCGTTACATAACTCCTACTGCTAGCTCGGTGGAGTATGTCATGTGTTGAGAGGACACAGTGGAATCCCACTCTGGGAAAAGAAGAAGGCCCAGCAGCCAGTACACCAGGCTTCTTGCTGAAGGAGAAGCATCCAGGGAAGACCTATGGAGGAAATCTCTTCTTATTTCCTCAGAACGTGACTCTGCTACAAGACTTAAATAAATCTCCATTTCTGCAAGGATAAATAGGATAGAAAATAGCTGTTTCACATTGCTGAAGTGAGCTCTGAAATCACTTG
Proteins encoded in this window:
- the Gjd2 gene encoding gap junction delta-2 protein, which codes for MGEWTILERLLEAAVQQHSTMIGRILLTVVVIFRILIVAIVGETVYDDEQTMFVCNTLQPGCNQACYDRAFPISHIRYWVFQIIMVCTPSLCFITYSVHQSAKQRERRYSTVFLALDRDPTESIGGPGGTGVGGSGGSKREDKKLQNAIVNGVLQNTENTSKETEPDCLEVKELTPHPSGLRTAARSKLRRQEGISRFYIIQVVFRNALEIGFLVGQYFLYGFSVPGLYECNRYPCIKEVECYVSRPTEKTVFLVFMFAVSGICVVLNLAELNHLGWRKIKLAVRGAQAKRKSVYEIRNKDLPRVSVPNFGRTQSSDSAYV